CGCGCGGTGAACAGCGCCTCGTCCAGCGCGCGGTTCAACCGCTCGGCGGCCTCGCGTTCCTCCTCGACGGCGGCGAGCAGACGGTCCAGATCCGCGTCGGCCTTGGTCAGTTCGGTGACTGCGCCGAGCGGATCGACCTGGCCGGTGCGCTGGGCGGTTTCCACCGCGGCCGCCGCTGCGTCGCGGGCCTTTTCGAGTTCCGCGCGCTGAGCCGTCGAACCCTGCTGCAGCAGCGCGCCGGCCTGTTTGATGCCGTTCTGGATGTCCTCGATCGCCGCGGGCAGCCGGGTCACTGCCCGCCGGATGTCGCTGGCGGCGCTGTCGACCGCATCCAGCAGTGACTTGGCCTGCAGCAGCGCCGACTCGGCGGCCCGGACCGCGTCGATGAGCTCGCTCTGCTGCCCGACCACCGGCCGGTTCGCCAGTTCGCGGCCGCGGGTGACGTTCTCGTCGGCGAACGCCAGCAGCTCCTTGGCCGCGTCGACATTGCCCGCCACCGAAGTCAGTGCCGCGACGTCGAATTCGCGATGCAGCTCCTCGAGCTTGTGCGCGGACCCGTCGAGCCGGGCGGTGATGTCGACGATCTGCTGGGTCATCGCGTCCAGCCGGCTCGGGGCGTTGATCACCAGGTCGCGCAGCCGGGCGAACGCCTCGCTCTGCGACTCGAGCTCGCGGTCGGCCTTACCGGCGGCCACCACCACCCGGGTCAACAGGTCGCGGCGCTGGGCAGGCGTCTCGGGGATCGCGTCGTCGAGGATCTGCCGCACGTTGAACGCTTGCGTCAACGTCGTTTTCGCGTTGGTCACCGCGCGGGTGAACGGTTCAGTCCGGTCCTGGCCGAACTCCTCGACGGCCAGCTCCAGCTCGTGCTCGCTGGTGCGCACCGCGTTGTCGACCTCGACCACAATCGCCTTCGACAGGTCGTCGAGCGCGTCGATGGACACCGCGGCCAACGCATGCGGGTCGGTCGGGTCGACGCGGCGTGCGGCGGCGAACTCGGCTTCGCGACGCTTGCGCTTGCGGCGCCGACGCCACAGCAGCAACACCACCAGCGCGACTGCGATCGCGGCCAGGATCGCCAGCACCGCGAACCCGCTGATGCCCGAGCCCGAGCTCGACTGCCCGAGTCCCGTGGCCGCCGCCACCGCCGCGCCCGCCCAATCGTTCTGGCGCAGGGCGGGTTCGATGTCGTTGCGCCGCACACTGTCGACGCGGCTCGAGCTCAGGTCGGTGGCGCTGTCGGGCACCAGGAACGCGTAGGCGCGGTCGACGGTGGCCACCGCCAGCAGCGCGTCGTAGTCACCCAGGTCGCTGCGCTGGCGGGTCGCGTTCGCCCACGCCTGCGCCGACTGGCCGTTGAACGTCTCGACGTACACCACCCACAGCCGGGTCCTGCGGTCGTTGTAGAGGGTGTCGATGGCGGAGGTGACGCGGCCGCGGTCGGCGCCGTTGAGCACGCCCGCGTCGTCGGTGAGGTAGCCGCCCAGCCGGACGGGCGGTTCGGCGGCGGTGGCGGGCGCGAGCAGCAGGCTGGCGGCCAGCACCGTGAGCACGACGCTGAGCAGACGGGCGGCGCTGAACAGACGGGCGGGGCGCATGTTCGCCAATCTAGTGCCGAACGCGCCGCCGACCTCGCCGCACCGGACAACCGTGCTGGCAGACTGTGCGTCGGTGGCAGCGAAAAGTGATCCCTACGACGAGTTCGACCGGCAGCGGCTG
The window above is part of the Mycolicibacterium rutilum genome. Proteins encoded here:
- a CDS encoding TPM domain-containing protein, producing the protein MRPARLFSAARLLSVVLTVLAASLLLAPATAAEPPVRLGGYLTDDAGVLNGADRGRVTSAIDTLYNDRRTRLWVVYVETFNGQSAQAWANATRQRSDLGDYDALLAVATVDRAYAFLVPDSATDLSSSRVDSVRRNDIEPALRQNDWAGAAVAAATGLGQSSSGSGISGFAVLAILAAIAVALVVLLLWRRRRKRKRREAEFAAARRVDPTDPHALAAVSIDALDDLSKAIVVEVDNAVRTSEHELELAVEEFGQDRTEPFTRAVTNAKTTLTQAFNVRQILDDAIPETPAQRRDLLTRVVVAAGKADRELESQSEAFARLRDLVINAPSRLDAMTQQIVDITARLDGSAHKLEELHREFDVAALTSVAGNVDAAKELLAFADENVTRGRELANRPVVGQQSELIDAVRAAESALLQAKSLLDAVDSAASDIRRAVTRLPAAIEDIQNGIKQAGALLQQGSTAQRAELEKARDAAAAAVETAQRTGQVDPLGAVTELTKADADLDRLLAAVEEEREAAERLNRALDEALFTARSRVRSVSDFIDTRRGAVGPEARTRLAEAVRQLGAAESKRATDPAEAIAHANGAAMLASQAQTLAHNDVQNAQTTFMGPYGGGGGGGNMGAVLGGILIGNILSGGMRGGFGGFGGGGFGGGGFNPGSFGGSGGGGGMFGGGGRF